The following proteins come from a genomic window of Brevibacillus antibioticus:
- the eno gene encoding phosphopyruvate hydratase, whose protein sequence is MAMITDIYAREIMDSRGNPTVEVEVYLEDGSMGRADVPSGASTGAYEAVELRDGDKSRYLGKGVLKAVENVNEIIAPELIGMDALDQVGIDMAMIQLDGTPNKAKLGANAILGVSMAVARAAADSLGVPLYNYLGGFNARMLPVPMMNILNGGKHADNTVDIQEFMVMPVGATSFKEALRTGAEIFHSLKKVLGEKGLSTAVGDEGGFAPNLKSNEEAITTILDAIKAAGYEPGKDVFLALDVAATEMFKDGKYHFEGEGVVKTTEEMIAFYEDLVNKYPIISIEDGLSEDDWDGWKALTDKLGSKVQLVGDDLFVTNTERLARGIETSTGNSILVKVNQIGTLTETFEAIEMAKLAGYTAVISHRSGETEDSTISDIAVATNAGQIKTGAPSRTDRVAKYNQLLRIEDELADTARFGGRSAFYNLKK, encoded by the coding sequence ATGGCAATGATTACTGACATTTATGCACGCGAAATTATGGACTCCCGCGGTAATCCAACTGTGGAAGTAGAAGTGTATCTCGAAGATGGCTCGATGGGCCGTGCAGATGTTCCATCTGGAGCGTCTACAGGTGCGTATGAAGCAGTTGAGCTTCGCGACGGTGACAAATCCCGTTACTTGGGTAAAGGCGTACTGAAAGCCGTAGAAAACGTGAATGAAATCATTGCTCCTGAACTGATCGGCATGGATGCCTTGGATCAAGTCGGCATCGATATGGCGATGATTCAGCTCGACGGCACGCCAAACAAAGCCAAACTGGGCGCAAACGCAATTCTCGGCGTGTCCATGGCAGTAGCACGTGCAGCTGCAGATTCTCTTGGCGTTCCTCTCTACAACTACCTCGGTGGCTTCAACGCGAGAATGTTGCCAGTTCCTATGATGAACATCCTGAACGGTGGTAAGCACGCAGATAACACCGTAGACATTCAGGAATTCATGGTCATGCCAGTAGGTGCTACTTCCTTCAAGGAAGCGTTGCGTACAGGTGCGGAAATTTTCCACTCCCTGAAAAAAGTATTGGGTGAAAAAGGCCTGAGCACAGCAGTAGGGGATGAGGGCGGTTTCGCTCCAAACCTGAAATCCAACGAAGAAGCCATCACAACCATTTTGGATGCGATCAAGGCAGCAGGCTATGAGCCAGGCAAAGACGTGTTCCTCGCGCTGGACGTAGCAGCGACAGAAATGTTCAAAGACGGCAAATACCACTTCGAAGGCGAAGGCGTTGTGAAAACAACAGAAGAAATGATCGCGTTCTACGAAGATCTGGTAAACAAATACCCAATCATCTCCATCGAAGACGGTCTGTCTGAAGACGACTGGGATGGCTGGAAAGCGCTGACTGACAAACTGGGCAGCAAAGTTCAGCTGGTAGGTGACGACTTGTTCGTAACCAACACCGAGCGTCTGGCTCGCGGAATTGAGACCTCTACAGGTAACTCCATTCTGGTAAAAGTAAACCAAATCGGTACGCTGACAGAAACATTCGAAGCAATCGAAATGGCGAAGCTGGCTGGCTATACTGCGGTGATTTCCCACCGTTCCGGTGAAACCGAAGACTCCACGATCTCTGATATCGCAGTGGCTACAAATGCAGGTCAAATCAAGACTGGTGCGCCTTCCCGCACAGACCGCGTAGCGAAGTACAACCAATTGCTGCGTATTGAAGACGAACTCGCTGATACAGCTCGTTTTGGCGGTCGTTCTGCTTTCTACAACCTGAAGAAGTAA
- a CDS encoding ABC transporter ATP-binding protein, translated as MQALETQRLTLSYGERNIIEALDLNIPRGKITVFIGSNGSGKSTLLRSLARLLKPKEGAILLEGESIAKRSTKEVAKRLAILPQGPSAPEGLTILQLVKQGRYPYQNWLQQWSEEDEQMVNKALAATQLTEMANRAVDSLSGGQRQRAWIAMTLAQGTETILLDEPTTYLDMSHQIEILDLLFELNQTEQRTIVMVLHDLNLACRYAHHIVAVHNQTVVAEGAPNEVLTTDLVRTVFDMDCQITQDPLYGTPMCIPYSKSRLGTVQTERKAFAMS; from the coding sequence ATGCAAGCTTTGGAAACCCAACGGCTTACGTTATCGTACGGAGAACGCAACATCATTGAAGCGTTAGATTTAAACATCCCGCGTGGAAAAATCACCGTTTTCATTGGCAGTAATGGCAGTGGCAAATCGACATTACTGCGCTCTCTAGCACGTTTACTCAAACCAAAGGAAGGGGCCATCCTGCTTGAAGGAGAATCGATCGCGAAACGCTCTACCAAAGAGGTAGCTAAACGTCTTGCCATCCTTCCTCAAGGGCCATCTGCGCCAGAAGGATTGACGATTCTGCAATTGGTCAAACAAGGACGCTATCCTTATCAAAACTGGCTACAGCAATGGTCAGAAGAAGACGAGCAGATGGTCAACAAAGCATTAGCAGCTACTCAACTCACGGAAATGGCTAACCGCGCGGTCGACAGTCTCTCTGGCGGACAACGTCAACGCGCTTGGATCGCAATGACGCTCGCCCAAGGTACCGAAACCATTTTGCTAGATGAGCCTACGACTTATTTGGATATGTCGCATCAGATTGAGATTTTGGACCTGTTGTTTGAACTGAATCAAACGGAACAACGCACCATCGTCATGGTTCTCCACGATTTGAATCTCGCTTGCCGCTATGCCCATCATATCGTTGCTGTTCACAATCAGACCGTCGTGGCAGAAGGGGCTCCGAACGAAGTGCTGACGACCGACCTTGTCCGAACGGTTTTCGATATGGATTGCCAAATTACGCAAGACCCGCTGTACGGAACTCCTATGTGCATCCCGTACAGTAAAAGCCGCCTAGGCACTGTGCAGACCGAACGAAAAGCATTCGCCATGTCATAA